In a genomic window of Nocardiopsis mwathae:
- a CDS encoding FecCD family ABC transporter permease has translation MSLDRPSTALADNVDQADDSTVAARALERRTRAHARTHAVRASGLVAALAVLAACAVVSIAVGAKAIPLSTVWGALWGPDGSYEHSVIYELRLPRTVLGVFVGAALGLAGALMQALTRNPLAEPGILGVNQGAAAAVVIAVSVFGFTAPDQYVWFAFAGAGATALLVYALGSRGRSGATPVRLALAGTAVAALLQGLIYSVVVLDSFTFDRIRFWQVGALAGRDLDAFLAIWPFMAIGLATALLLGPALNAVALGDDLASALGARIGVTRAVTALGVVLLCGAATATAGPIWFVGLIVPHVARAAVGPDQRWVLPYSAVFAAILLTCADILGRVVLPSGELEVGIVTAFIGAPVFIALVRARKMAQV, from the coding sequence ATGAGTCTCGATCGGCCCTCCACCGCTCTTGCCGACAATGTCGACCAAGCCGATGACTCCACCGTCGCCGCGCGTGCGCTGGAGCGCAGGACACGGGCGCACGCGCGCACGCATGCCGTCCGGGCGTCCGGGCTGGTGGCCGCGCTCGCCGTCCTGGCCGCCTGCGCGGTGGTGAGCATCGCCGTCGGCGCCAAGGCGATCCCCCTCTCCACCGTCTGGGGCGCGCTGTGGGGCCCCGACGGCTCCTACGAGCACAGCGTCATCTACGAGCTGCGCCTCCCGCGCACCGTCCTCGGGGTCTTCGTCGGCGCGGCGCTCGGGCTCGCCGGTGCGCTCATGCAGGCGCTGACGCGCAACCCGCTGGCCGAGCCCGGGATCCTCGGGGTCAACCAGGGGGCCGCGGCCGCCGTGGTGATCGCGGTCAGCGTGTTCGGGTTCACCGCCCCCGACCAGTACGTGTGGTTCGCGTTCGCGGGCGCCGGGGCCACCGCGCTGCTCGTGTACGCGCTGGGTTCGCGCGGCCGCAGCGGCGCCACCCCCGTCCGGCTGGCCCTGGCCGGGACGGCGGTCGCCGCCCTGCTCCAAGGGCTCATCTACAGCGTGGTCGTGCTCGACTCCTTCACCTTCGACCGGATCCGCTTCTGGCAGGTCGGTGCGCTGGCCGGGCGCGACCTCGACGCCTTCCTGGCCATCTGGCCATTCATGGCCATCGGCCTGGCCACGGCGCTCCTGCTCGGGCCCGCGCTCAACGCCGTCGCGCTCGGCGACGACCTCGCCTCGGCCCTCGGCGCGCGCATCGGGGTGACACGGGCGGTCACCGCGCTCGGTGTCGTGCTGCTGTGCGGTGCCGCCACCGCGACGGCCGGCCCCATCTGGTTCGTCGGGCTGATCGTCCCGCACGTCGCCCGCGCCGCCGTCGGCCCCGACCAGCGCTGGGTGCTGCCGTATTCGGCCGTGTTCGCCGCGATCCTCCTCACCTGCGCCGATATCCTCGGCCGGGTGGTGCTGCCCAGCGGGGAGCTGGAGGTCGGCATCGTCACCGCCTTCATCGGCGCCCCCGTGTTCATCGCCCTGGTCCGCGCACGGAAGATGGCGCAGGTATGA
- a CDS encoding molybdopterin-dependent oxidoreductase, with translation MDGEPKVYPTSAHWGTFQVLVEAGRVVGARPDPADPAPSPVIGNAPDAQHHPSRIDRPAVRRDWLRNGPGPDDRRGAVGDEYVAVDWETALDLLAREFDRVRTAHGNAAVYGGSYGWASAGRLHHSQSQLHRFLKLIGGYTRSKNTYSHAAVEVLVPHVVGAQGAHDLLERPATWRAIAEHTDLIVTFGGLRVSNTWVSSGGRAANTAEPGMRAASAAGVRTVSVSPLRDDTLADMGAEWLPAAPGTDTAIMLALMHVLFEEGLADTAFLDRYTVGAQVLRRYVLGATDGLAKTPEWAAELCELPADTLRDLARRMASGRTLVNVGWSVQRSRYGEQPLWAGIALAACLGQIGLPGGGFATGYGSTGRYGGGATPGGLPRMPQGANPIDSFIPVARVADMLLHPGETYAFDGERRTYPDIRMVVWSGGNPFHHHQDLKRLTRAFGRPDTVVVVETHWTATARHADIVLPSTTALERDDLTAGRGDLRLRAMPRAVPPHGEARDEYDIYAALARRLGVEKEFTEGRTSGEWLRHIYEQWRERQPEGVPDFDAFWAAGGVDLPGRVDDATTFGEFRADPVAHPLQTPSGRIELYSATVDSFGYPDCPGHPVWPPSDERRGGRRAGLWPLLLIANQPSGKLHSQQDMGAYSRSQKIAGRAPLRIHPDDAAARGLRDGDVVKVLNDVGSCLAGVAVSEEPRPGVVQLSTGAWYDPSAPDTATCVHGNPNALTRDIGTSSLSQGTTAQHILVEIKKFEGTPPPVRAFDPPVLADLEGD, from the coding sequence GTGGACGGTGAGCCGAAGGTCTATCCGACCAGCGCGCACTGGGGGACCTTCCAGGTGCTGGTGGAGGCCGGACGTGTCGTGGGCGCCCGCCCCGACCCGGCCGACCCGGCGCCGTCGCCGGTCATCGGCAACGCCCCCGACGCGCAGCACCACCCCAGCCGGATCGACCGACCCGCGGTGCGGCGCGACTGGCTGCGCAACGGGCCGGGGCCCGACGATCGGCGCGGCGCGGTCGGCGACGAGTACGTCGCGGTGGACTGGGAGACCGCGCTCGACCTGCTCGCACGCGAGTTCGACCGGGTGCGGACCGCACACGGCAACGCCGCCGTCTACGGCGGGTCCTACGGCTGGGCGAGCGCCGGGCGGCTGCACCATTCGCAGAGCCAGCTGCACCGCTTCCTGAAGCTCATCGGCGGCTACACCCGCTCGAAGAACACCTACAGCCACGCCGCCGTCGAGGTGCTGGTACCGCACGTCGTCGGGGCACAGGGCGCCCACGACCTGCTGGAGCGACCGGCCACCTGGCGGGCGATCGCCGAGCACACCGACCTCATCGTCACCTTCGGGGGGCTGCGCGTCTCCAACACGTGGGTCTCGTCCGGCGGGCGCGCGGCGAACACGGCCGAGCCCGGCATGCGGGCGGCGAGCGCGGCCGGGGTGCGCACCGTGTCGGTCAGTCCGCTGCGCGACGACACCCTCGCCGACATGGGCGCCGAATGGCTCCCGGCCGCGCCGGGCACCGACACCGCGATCATGCTCGCACTCATGCACGTCCTGTTCGAGGAGGGCCTGGCGGACACGGCGTTCCTGGACCGCTACACGGTCGGCGCGCAGGTGCTGCGCCGCTACGTGCTCGGCGCGACCGACGGGCTGGCCAAGACCCCGGAGTGGGCGGCGGAGCTGTGCGAACTTCCGGCGGACACGCTGCGCGACCTGGCCCGGCGGATGGCGTCCGGCCGGACCCTGGTCAACGTCGGCTGGTCGGTACAGCGGTCGCGGTACGGGGAGCAGCCGCTGTGGGCGGGGATCGCGCTGGCGGCCTGCCTCGGGCAGATCGGCCTGCCGGGCGGCGGCTTCGCCACCGGGTACGGCTCCACCGGCCGCTATGGCGGCGGGGCCACGCCGGGCGGGCTGCCGCGCATGCCGCAGGGGGCCAACCCGATCGACTCGTTCATCCCGGTCGCACGCGTCGCCGACATGCTGCTGCACCCGGGGGAGACCTACGCGTTCGACGGCGAGCGGCGCACCTACCCCGACATCAGGATGGTGGTGTGGTCGGGCGGGAACCCCTTCCACCACCACCAGGACCTGAAGCGGCTGACCAGGGCGTTCGGGCGGCCCGACACCGTGGTCGTGGTCGAGACCCACTGGACCGCCACCGCCCGGCACGCCGACATCGTGCTGCCGTCGACGACGGCGCTGGAGCGCGACGACCTGACGGCCGGTCGCGGCGACCTCCGGCTGCGCGCCATGCCGCGCGCGGTGCCGCCGCACGGCGAGGCGCGCGACGAGTACGACATCTACGCGGCGCTCGCACGGCGGCTGGGCGTGGAGAAGGAGTTCACCGAGGGGCGGACCTCGGGGGAGTGGCTGCGGCACATCTACGAGCAGTGGCGCGAACGCCAGCCGGAGGGCGTGCCCGACTTCGACGCGTTCTGGGCGGCGGGCGGCGTCGACCTGCCGGGGCGTGTCGACGACGCGACGACGTTCGGCGAGTTCCGCGCCGACCCTGTCGCGCACCCGCTGCAGACGCCCAGCGGCCGTATAGAGCTGTACTCCGCGACCGTCGACTCCTTCGGGTACCCGGACTGCCCCGGCCACCCCGTATGGCCCCCCTCGGACGAGCGGCGGGGCGGTCGGCGGGCCGGGCTGTGGCCGCTGCTGCTCATCGCCAACCAGCCGAGCGGGAAGCTGCACAGCCAGCAGGACATGGGGGCCTACAGCCGGTCCCAGAAGATCGCGGGGCGCGCCCCGCTGCGCATCCACCCGGACGACGCCGCCGCGCGCGGGCTGCGCGACGGGGATGTGGTGAAGGTTCTCAACGACGTGGGCAGCTGCCTCGCGGGCGTCGCGGTCAGCGAGGAGCCGCGGCCGGGGGTCGTGCAGCTGTCGACCGGCGCGTGGTACGACCCGTCGGCTCCGGACACGGCCACGTGCGTCCACGGCAACCCGAACGCCCTGACGCGGGACATCGGCACGTCGTCGCTCAGCCAGGGCACGACGGCCCAGCACATCCTCGTCGAGATCAAGAAGTTCGAGGGCACCCCGCCCCCGGTCCGCGCCTTCGACCCCCCGGTCCTCGCTGACCTTGAGGGCGACTAA
- a CDS encoding HpcH/HpaI aldolase/citrate lyase family protein, producing the protein MGAVASRSRRSVLAVPGSNPRFIEKARGLEVDAFFLDLEDAVAPLEKESARRTVVAALREGGWGERIRTVRVNDLASPWTYRDVIAVVEGAGSELDCLVLPKVTGADQVRWLDLLLTQIERATGLPVGRIGIEAQIEDARGLSAVDEIAAASPRLESLVFGPADFMASMNMKTLVVGEQPPGYDVGDAYHYVLMRILTAARAHGLQAIDGPYLQIRDVEAFRRSADRTAALGFDGKWVLHPAQVAAANEAYAPTQEDYDHAELILDAYEHATTVERRGAVMLGDEMLDEASRKMALVVAAKGRAAGLTRTKAFDPEG; encoded by the coding sequence ATGGGTGCGGTGGCGTCGCGGTCACGCCGGTCGGTCCTCGCGGTGCCGGGGTCCAACCCGCGGTTCATCGAGAAGGCGCGCGGGCTGGAGGTCGACGCGTTCTTCCTCGACCTGGAGGACGCCGTCGCCCCGCTGGAAAAGGAGAGCGCCCGCCGGACCGTGGTCGCGGCGCTGCGCGAGGGCGGCTGGGGCGAGAGGATCCGCACGGTCCGGGTGAACGACCTCGCGAGCCCGTGGACCTACCGCGACGTGATCGCGGTGGTCGAGGGGGCCGGGTCCGAGCTCGACTGCCTCGTCCTGCCCAAGGTCACCGGCGCGGACCAGGTGCGCTGGCTCGACCTGCTGCTCACCCAGATCGAGCGCGCGACGGGCCTGCCGGTCGGGCGGATCGGCATCGAGGCGCAGATCGAGGACGCGCGCGGGCTGTCGGCCGTCGACGAGATCGCCGCGGCCTCGCCGCGCCTGGAGTCGTTGGTGTTCGGCCCGGCCGACTTCATGGCGTCGATGAACATGAAGACGCTGGTGGTCGGGGAGCAGCCGCCCGGCTACGACGTCGGCGACGCCTACCACTACGTGCTCATGCGCATCCTCACCGCGGCGCGCGCCCACGGGCTCCAGGCGATCGACGGCCCCTACCTGCAGATCCGGGACGTGGAGGCGTTCCGGCGCTCCGCCGACCGCACCGCCGCCCTCGGGTTCGACGGCAAGTGGGTGCTGCACCCCGCGCAGGTCGCCGCGGCCAACGAGGCCTACGCGCCGACGCAGGAGGACTACGACCACGCCGAGCTGATCCTGGACGCCTACGAGCACGCCACCACGGTGGAGCGGCGGGGCGCGGTGATGCTCGGCGACGAGATGCTGGACGAGGCGTCGCGCAAGATGGCCCTGGTCGTCGCTGCGAAGGGGCGCGCCGCGGGGCTCACGCGCACCAAGGCGTTCGACCCGGAGGGCTGA
- a CDS encoding glycine/sarcosine N-methyltransferase, which translates to MDQQRFGDDPLAVRDTDHYKAEYVTGFVEKWDELIDWKRRYASEGRFFIDQLKERGVRTVLDVATGTGFHSVRLVEEGFDTVSADGSPEMLAKAFANGLGFGGHILRVVQADWRWLNKSVHGTYDAIICLGNSFTHLFSERDRRKALAEFYAMLKHDGVLIIDQRNYDALLDGKYGNKHTYYYCGEEVSAEPEYVDEGLARFVYRFPDRSEYHLNMFPLRKNYMRRLMREVGFQRIDTYGDFQETHQGQDPDFFIHIAEKAYHEEERRAEGYSAAVQTARDYYNSSDADTFYHSIWGGTDIHIGLYESPEQDIADASRRTVERMAAKLEITPDTRVIDVGSGYGGSARYLAETFGCKVTCLNLSEVENERNRVMNREAGLDHLIEVVDGSFEEIPYQDNAFDVVWSQDAFLHSGDRSLVLEEIARVLHGGGHFVFTDPMATDDASGEVLRPILDRLHLDTMGTPGFYDREASRLGLTKVEFDDLATHLPVHYARVLAETELREPELVGKISEEYLDRMKTGLRNWVEGGKSGSLTWGILHYRN; encoded by the coding sequence ATGGATCAGCAGCGTTTCGGGGACGACCCGCTCGCTGTACGCGACACCGACCACTACAAAGCGGAATACGTCACGGGCTTCGTCGAGAAGTGGGATGAGCTCATCGACTGGAAGCGCCGCTACGCGAGCGAGGGCCGCTTCTTCATCGACCAGCTCAAGGAACGCGGCGTACGCACCGTGCTCGATGTCGCCACCGGCACCGGCTTCCACTCGGTGCGCCTGGTGGAGGAGGGCTTCGACACCGTCAGCGCCGACGGCAGCCCGGAGATGCTGGCCAAGGCGTTCGCCAACGGCCTGGGCTTCGGCGGCCACATCCTGCGTGTCGTGCAGGCCGACTGGCGCTGGCTCAACAAGAGCGTCCACGGCACCTACGACGCCATCATCTGCCTGGGCAACTCCTTCACCCACCTGTTCTCCGAACGCGACCGGCGCAAGGCGCTGGCCGAGTTCTACGCCATGCTCAAGCACGACGGCGTGCTGATCATCGACCAGCGCAACTACGACGCGCTCCTCGACGGCAAGTACGGGAACAAGCACACGTACTACTACTGCGGCGAGGAGGTCTCCGCGGAGCCGGAGTACGTGGACGAGGGCCTGGCCAGGTTCGTCTACCGGTTCCCCGACAGGTCCGAGTACCACCTCAACATGTTCCCGCTGCGCAAGAACTACATGCGGCGGCTCATGCGCGAGGTGGGTTTCCAGCGCATCGACACCTACGGCGACTTCCAGGAGACCCACCAGGGTCAGGACCCCGACTTCTTCATCCACATCGCCGAGAAGGCGTACCACGAGGAGGAGCGCCGCGCCGAGGGGTACTCCGCCGCCGTCCAGACCGCCCGCGACTACTACAACTCCAGCGACGCCGACACCTTCTACCACTCCATCTGGGGCGGCACCGACATCCACATCGGACTGTACGAGTCCCCTGAGCAGGACATCGCCGATGCCAGCCGGCGCACCGTCGAGCGCATGGCCGCGAAGCTGGAGATCACCCCGGACACGCGGGTGATCGACGTCGGCTCCGGGTACGGCGGGTCCGCCCGCTACCTGGCCGAAACGTTCGGCTGCAAGGTGACCTGCCTCAACCTCAGCGAGGTCGAGAACGAGCGGAACCGGGTGATGAACCGGGAGGCCGGGCTCGACCATCTCATCGAGGTCGTCGACGGCTCGTTCGAGGAGATCCCCTACCAGGACAACGCGTTCGACGTCGTCTGGTCGCAGGACGCGTTCCTGCACAGCGGCGACCGCTCACTCGTCCTGGAGGAGATCGCGCGGGTGCTGCACGGCGGCGGCCACTTCGTCTTCACCGACCCCATGGCCACCGACGACGCCTCCGGCGAGGTGCTGCGTCCCATCCTGGACCGGCTGCACCTGGACACCATGGGAACGCCGGGCTTCTACGACCGGGAGGCGAGCCGCCTCGGGCTCACCAAGGTGGAGTTCGACGACCTCGCCACCCATCTGCCCGTCCACTACGCGCGGGTGCTCGCCGAGACCGAGCTGCGCGAGCCCGAGCTGGTCGGCAAGATCAGCGAGGAGTACCTGGACCGGATGAAGACCGGCCTGCGCAACTGGGTCGAGGGCGGTAAGTCCGGCTCCCTGACCTGGGGAATCCTGCACTACCGGAACTGA
- a CDS encoding aminotransferase class I/II-fold pyridoxal phosphate-dependent enzyme yields the protein MAITGRGSQEIAGSVEQAIIAGELEAGAALPSIRDLAGELGVNPNTVAAAYRLLRDRGLVETGGRRGTRVRTRPAGLPRDIETGAVPGNVRDAASGNPDPRLLPDLAAALAAVAARRAGRHPLYGDPPILPEMRAEAQAVVEADGVPCPALTLTSGALDGIERVLRSALRPGDTVALEDPGWPSEYDLVAMLGLKRTPMRVDEEGPLPGDLDAALSAGARAVIVTSRAQNPTGAAVSAERAGRLRALLAGYPRVLTVEDDHGFGFVEQPFEGVGGATERWVLVRSAAKGYGPDLRLAMVTGDTATVDRVRALQQSGHGWVSQVLQEAFVELRRSGAVSPERAGRSYAERRSALLAELERHGLRGRGRSGVNVWVEVPDEAGAVAGLLARGWSCAPGGRFRIDSRPGIRVTISALDVQDMPILAADIAAAVRSGGPAI from the coding sequence ATGGCCATCACCGGACGCGGATCGCAGGAGATCGCGGGAAGCGTCGAGCAGGCGATCATCGCGGGGGAGCTGGAAGCGGGGGCGGCGCTCCCCTCCATCCGCGACCTTGCGGGTGAGCTGGGCGTCAACCCGAACACCGTCGCTGCGGCCTACCGCCTGCTGCGCGACCGCGGGCTCGTCGAGACCGGTGGCCGCCGCGGCACCCGGGTGCGCACGCGCCCGGCGGGGCTGCCGCGCGACATCGAGACCGGAGCGGTTCCCGGAAACGTGCGCGACGCCGCCAGCGGCAACCCCGACCCCCGGCTGCTGCCCGACCTCGCCGCGGCGCTCGCCGCGGTGGCCGCCCGGCGGGCCGGGCGCCACCCGCTGTACGGCGACCCGCCGATCCTGCCGGAGATGCGCGCCGAGGCGCAGGCCGTCGTCGAGGCCGACGGTGTCCCCTGCCCCGCGCTGACCCTCACTTCGGGCGCGCTGGACGGCATCGAGCGCGTGCTGCGCTCCGCCCTGCGTCCCGGCGACACCGTCGCCCTGGAGGACCCCGGCTGGCCCAGCGAGTACGACCTCGTCGCGATGCTCGGGTTGAAGCGGACGCCGATGCGGGTGGACGAGGAGGGGCCGCTGCCCGGCGACCTCGACGCGGCCCTGAGCGCCGGCGCGCGGGCCGTCATCGTCACGAGCAGGGCGCAGAATCCCACCGGCGCTGCCGTCAGCGCGGAGCGTGCCGGGCGGCTGCGGGCGCTCCTCGCCGGGTACCCGCGGGTGCTGACGGTCGAGGACGACCACGGCTTCGGGTTCGTCGAGCAGCCGTTCGAGGGGGTCGGCGGCGCCACCGAGCGGTGGGTCCTGGTGCGGTCGGCCGCCAAGGGCTACGGGCCGGACCTGCGGCTGGCCATGGTCACCGGCGACACGGCGACCGTCGACCGGGTGCGCGCGCTGCAGCAGTCCGGGCACGGGTGGGTCAGCCAGGTGCTCCAGGAGGCCTTCGTCGAGCTGCGGCGGAGCGGGGCGGTCTCACCCGAGCGCGCCGGGCGGTCCTACGCCGAGCGGCGGTCGGCGCTGCTCGCGGAGCTGGAACGGCACGGCCTGCGCGGGCGCGGGCGCTCGGGGGTCAATGTGTGGGTGGAGGTCCCCGACGAGGCCGGGGCGGTCGCGGGCCTGCTCGCACGCGGGTGGTCCTGCGCTCCGGGGGGCCGTTTCCGGATCGACTCGCGACCGGGCATCCGGGTGACCATTTCTGCCCTGGATGTGCAGGATATGCCGATTCTGGCCGCCGACATCGCTGCGGCCGTCCGATCGGGCGGACCCGCCATCTGA
- a CDS encoding DUF6069 family protein yields the protein MSEYGSDRRINVTRLWSGGLATAVVAALVILVGTLVARGILHVPVLAPEEAGYFGDATTAVYAGMAAAAALIATALLHLLLLSAPRPMTFFGWIVGLATVVAAVSPFAEVAPLGSQIATGAINAVTGIAIVSLLTSVGWSSFRSGRGTRRTHRDDGTVPGTGYGGGNGYGTGYRNAVDRSTRPIRRYDGRHHRDGDTNADTRIERD from the coding sequence ATGAGCGAATATGGCAGCGACCGGCGCATCAACGTCACCCGGCTCTGGTCCGGCGGCCTGGCCACGGCCGTGGTCGCCGCCCTGGTCATACTGGTGGGGACCCTGGTCGCACGCGGCATCCTGCACGTCCCCGTGCTCGCCCCCGAAGAGGCCGGATACTTCGGCGACGCCACCACCGCCGTCTACGCGGGCATGGCGGCCGCGGCGGCGCTGATCGCCACCGCCCTGCTGCACCTGCTCCTGCTGAGCGCCCCGCGCCCGATGACGTTCTTCGGCTGGATCGTCGGGCTGGCGACCGTGGTGGCCGCGGTCAGCCCGTTCGCCGAGGTCGCGCCCCTCGGGAGCCAGATCGCCACGGGTGCCATCAACGCGGTCACCGGCATCGCGATCGTCTCCCTGCTCACCAGCGTGGGATGGAGCTCGTTCAGGAGCGGCCGCGGGACCCGGCGCACCCACCGCGACGACGGCACCGTGCCCGGGACCGGCTACGGCGGCGGCAACGGCTACGGGACCGGCTACCGCAACGCGGTCGACCGGTCCACCCGCCCGATCCGCCGCTACGACGGGCGGCACCACCGCGACGGCGACACCAACGCCGACACCCGTATCGAACGGGACTGA
- a CDS encoding alpha/beta fold hydrolase, producing the protein MDVSRRTGRRTGTAGSVLGLVAMGGVLAWAPPAAADPAESAAPELKSFYQQNVSWKPCDGEGGGDQSGEDEGGGVECARITVPMDYANPKGEKIRVAISRRTATDEENRRGILLTNPGGPGAPGLGGPAFLSDQKVAEVYDIIGFDPRGVGDSTNLNCSAPDPAEYELPSRPTDAQLHDFTEAARRTEAGCDRTAGSLRPHITTANTARDMDVIRGVLGEDKANYLGYSYGTYLGAVYGSLFPEKLDRSVLDSSVHPDRIWRDDWTAMAPATTENVERFAEWAAENDDRLGLGADAKAVRALIEELAQRAGEEPIDGLTQTDFDLFIGDLARWQGEWDLLADTLTRLRDGTPESEDEGGEEPDTEAQADAEDAAEAIALVAAKSRERLMNGTYSAILCEADWPADLDVYYRDMRDFRENHPYGFGVAAAAPNACTFRSYTPPEKPVELKRDGYPTGVVVQGEYDPQTPYEGGPAMAKRLRDSLIIVEDDGNHGYYGGRDYGCVTERIDDYLIDGILPGSAVTCPGVPRVDLDAGTADEDRPLAEQAQEMLDEREERLPVG; encoded by the coding sequence GTGGACGTCAGCAGAAGAACCGGTCGGCGTACGGGCACCGCCGGGAGTGTGCTCGGGCTGGTGGCGATGGGTGGGGTGCTCGCCTGGGCGCCGCCCGCCGCGGCGGATCCGGCCGAATCGGCCGCTCCCGAGTTGAAGAGCTTCTACCAGCAGAACGTCTCCTGGAAGCCCTGTGACGGCGAGGGCGGGGGAGACCAGAGCGGGGAAGACGAGGGCGGGGGTGTGGAGTGCGCCAGGATCACCGTCCCGATGGACTACGCCAACCCCAAGGGTGAGAAGATCCGGGTCGCGATCTCGCGCCGCACGGCCACCGACGAGGAGAACCGGCGCGGCATCCTGCTCACCAACCCCGGTGGGCCGGGCGCTCCCGGGCTCGGCGGGCCGGCCTTCCTCAGCGACCAGAAGGTCGCCGAGGTCTACGACATCATCGGCTTCGACCCGCGCGGGGTCGGGGACTCCACCAACCTCAACTGCTCGGCGCCGGACCCCGCGGAGTACGAGCTCCCGTCCCGGCCGACCGACGCCCAGCTGCACGACTTCACCGAGGCGGCCCGCCGGACCGAGGCGGGCTGCGACCGGACGGCCGGGTCGCTGCGGCCGCACATCACCACCGCCAACACCGCCCGCGACATGGACGTCATCCGCGGTGTGCTGGGAGAGGACAAGGCCAACTACCTCGGCTACTCGTACGGCACCTACCTCGGCGCGGTCTACGGCAGCCTCTTCCCGGAGAAACTCGACCGCAGCGTCCTGGACTCCTCCGTGCACCCCGACCGCATCTGGCGGGACGACTGGACGGCGATGGCGCCCGCCACCACCGAGAACGTGGAGCGGTTCGCCGAGTGGGCGGCGGAGAACGACGACAGGCTCGGGCTGGGCGCCGACGCCAAGGCGGTGCGGGCGCTCATCGAGGAGCTGGCGCAGCGTGCGGGGGAGGAGCCGATCGACGGCCTCACCCAGACCGACTTCGACCTCTTCATCGGTGACCTCGCGCGGTGGCAGGGCGAGTGGGACCTGCTCGCGGACACGCTCACCCGCCTGCGCGACGGGACACCGGAGAGTGAGGACGAGGGCGGCGAGGAGCCGGACACCGAGGCCCAGGCCGACGCCGAGGACGCGGCCGAGGCCATCGCGCTCGTCGCCGCCAAGTCCAGGGAGCGGCTGATGAACGGCACCTACAGCGCGATCCTGTGCGAGGCGGACTGGCCGGCCGACCTCGATGTCTACTACCGCGACATGCGCGACTTCCGGGAGAACCACCCCTACGGCTTCGGTGTCGCCGCGGCCGCGCCCAACGCGTGCACGTTCCGGTCCTACACGCCGCCGGAGAAGCCGGTGGAGCTGAAGCGCGACGGCTACCCGACGGGTGTGGTCGTCCAGGGCGAGTACGACCCGCAGACGCCCTATGAGGGCGGCCCGGCGATGGCCAAGCGGCTGCGCGACAGCCTCATCATCGTCGAGGACGACGGCAACCACGGCTACTACGGCGGCCGCGACTACGGCTGCGTCACCGAGCGGATCGACGACTACCTGATCGACGGCATCCTGCCCGGCAGTGCCGTCACGTGCCCGGGTGTGCCGCGCGTCGACCTCGACGCCGGAACGGCCGACGAGGACCGGCCCCTGGCCGAGCAGGCGCAGGAGATGCTCGACGAGCGCGAGGAGCGGCTACCGGTCGGGTAG
- the paaE gene encoding 1,2-phenylacetyl-CoA epoxidase subunit PaaE, with product MNTDVRERDRPAARRHRGVFHPLTVAAVDRLTDDAVAVTFDVPEELAEEFRFVQGQHLTVRCELDGRELRRNYSICSRAPDGPLRIAVKRLEDGSFSAYANERLRAGDVLDVMYPLGGFHVPLAPERGRTHVAVAAGSGITPVLSLITTTLAAEPSSAFTLVYGNRTARDVMFLEELQDVKDRYPQRFELINVLSREVGESPVSSGRIDADKLDLLFTHLIAPDEVDHWYLCGPAGLVRLVRDDLRGRGIGDDRVHYELFHAEDEEPPPRRRHTESGTAAAATSHVRFTLDGRSTTVDIDPDTETVLSGALRVRDDAPYACRGGVCGTCRAKLCEGEVDMARNYALEPDELAAGYVLTCQSRPLTETVVVDYDA from the coding sequence ATGAACACAGACGTCCGGGAACGAGACCGCCCCGCGGCGAGGCGCCACCGGGGTGTGTTCCACCCGCTGACCGTGGCGGCCGTCGACCGGCTCACCGACGACGCGGTGGCCGTCACCTTCGACGTCCCCGAGGAGCTGGCCGAGGAGTTCCGGTTCGTCCAGGGCCAGCACCTCACCGTCCGCTGCGAACTCGACGGTCGGGAGCTGCGCCGCAACTACTCGATCTGCTCGCGCGCCCCGGACGGCCCGCTGCGCATCGCCGTCAAGCGCCTGGAGGACGGCTCCTTCTCCGCCTACGCCAACGAGCGCCTGCGCGCCGGCGACGTCCTCGACGTCATGTACCCGCTGGGCGGCTTCCACGTCCCGCTCGCCCCGGAGCGGGGCCGCACCCACGTGGCCGTGGCCGCGGGCAGCGGCATCACGCCGGTCCTCTCGCTCATCACCACGACCCTGGCCGCCGAACCGTCGAGCGCGTTCACCCTCGTCTACGGCAACCGCACCGCGCGCGACGTGATGTTCCTGGAGGAGTTGCAGGACGTCAAGGACCGCTACCCGCAGCGCTTCGAGCTGATCAACGTGCTCAGCAGGGAGGTGGGCGAATCGCCGGTCAGCAGCGGGCGGATCGACGCCGACAAGCTCGACCTGCTGTTCACCCACCTCATCGCGCCCGACGAGGTCGATCACTGGTACCTGTGCGGTCCCGCCGGCCTGGTCCGCCTTGTCCGCGACGACCTGCGCGGACGCGGCATCGGCGACGACCGGGTGCACTACGAGCTGTTCCACGCCGAGGACGAGGAGCCGCCGCCGCGGCGCCGCCACACCGAGAGCGGCACAGCGGCCGCCGCGACCAGCCACGTCCGCTTCACCCTTGACGGTCGCAGCACCACCGTGGACATCGACCCCGACACCGAGACCGTCCTGTCCGGAGCCCTGCGCGTCCGCGACGACGCCCCCTACGCCTGCCGCGGCGGCGTCTGCGGTACCTGCCGCGCCAAACTCTGCGAGGGGGAGGTCGACATGGCCCGCAACTACGCCCTGGAACCCGACGAACTCGCCGCCGGCTACGTCCTCACCTGCCAGTCCCGCCCCCTCACCGAAACGGTCGTCGTCGACTACGACGCCTGA